In one window of Spartinivicinus marinus DNA:
- a CDS encoding GvpL/GvpF family gas vesicle protein, with amino-acid sequence MKCLLYCLFQTPQVTDLCTGLPVGVQGKKVLVASYHDLFAAYSFYSDDLHQQAHFANSENSQKKAAIRDVLVFSQIIERLYNQYTLIPIRFGCCLDNKQQLISYLSNYYQQYTKLLTSLDNLAEFSIKALLPSQLTNKIKSALLDQGVLQEEVLSGVNKQVAGAAYLQSRRSYYNETTNNAELNTFIESINDAFQGLYHQCQWEVKTQTGQQVLSIYYLVAKKVIKPFDIAFQQLLSKSSDCQKLLLSGPWPPYNFVTQPMS; translated from the coding sequence AGGGAAAAAAGTACTTGTTGCTAGTTATCATGATCTTTTTGCTGCCTATAGTTTTTATTCCGATGACCTGCATCAACAAGCACATTTTGCTAACAGTGAAAATAGTCAGAAAAAGGCAGCTATTCGTGATGTATTAGTCTTTAGTCAGATAATTGAAAGGCTATATAATCAATATACACTCATTCCTATTCGCTTTGGTTGTTGCCTGGATAATAAACAACAGTTAATTAGCTACTTAAGCAATTACTATCAACAATACACAAAGTTGTTAACCTCTCTAGACAATCTCGCAGAGTTTAGTATAAAAGCGCTTTTGCCCTCACAACTAACCAATAAAATAAAATCAGCGTTGCTTGATCAAGGAGTATTGCAAGAGGAAGTATTATCGGGTGTTAACAAGCAAGTCGCTGGAGCAGCATATCTACAATCCAGACGGTCATATTATAATGAGACAACTAATAATGCTGAATTGAACACATTCATTGAAAGTATTAATGATGCATTTCAGGGACTTTATCATCAATGTCAGTGGGAAGTGAAAACACAAACAGGTCAGCAGGTTCTTTCAATTTATTATCTGGTTGCTAAAAAAGTGATAAAACCATTTGATATTGCATTTCAACAGTTACTATCAAAATCAAGTGATTGTCAAAAATTGTTACTGAGTGGGCCATGGCCTCCTTATAATTTCGTCACACAGCCCATGAGTTAA
- a CDS encoding PAS domain-containing sensor histidine kinase, with protein sequence MLTDIQCLTLPDKMQLYSILLDAIPSSILVLDESLRIVSVNRNFLEKSQRLMRDTISRRLEEVFPAVILEHTSIKKQVYDCFEKKRVVRGHRMTYRAPGIPIRTYYYSILPIGEDESVRLVVLLMEDVTEQVRLSEEVRRMERHLASVVESAQDIVLSTDLSGRILTWNSAAEKLSGFKFNEVKGHCWSEFCSQVANIKGFLGQICSGSDVHTAEWELITKENQMIPVSWVVSPMMDDYRKVVGFVAVGRDLTEQRKLEYQLRQSQKIAALGVMAGGIAHEIRNPLAICSSAAQFLQEESLPTPFARECADKIQVSIEKISSIIENLLRFSRPTTASEMVSVDLIKVVQEALTLIASHAKVQNICVNSQFPKQRVLVNGVASLLQQVFLNLCLNAVNAMPNGGALTVSFFLYSDCVEVQVEDTGVGINPKDFDKIFDPFHTTSPIGKGTGLGLTICYSIIKQHFGHILVESYLNRGSKFTIKLPLQQKDS encoded by the coding sequence ATGTTGACAGATATACAGTGTTTGACTTTACCAGATAAAATGCAGCTTTACAGTATTCTATTGGATGCCATTCCTTCGTCTATTTTAGTTTTGGATGAGAGTTTGCGGATCGTCTCTGTTAATAGAAATTTTTTAGAAAAAAGTCAGCGGCTGATGAGAGATACTATTAGTCGACGATTAGAAGAAGTATTTCCAGCCGTTATTTTAGAGCATACCAGTATAAAGAAACAGGTGTATGACTGTTTTGAAAAAAAACGGGTGGTGCGTGGGCATCGAATGACTTATCGTGCCCCAGGTATACCTATTCGTACTTATTATTACAGTATTTTACCGATTGGTGAGGATGAAAGTGTGCGACTTGTTGTTCTGTTGATGGAAGATGTCACAGAGCAAGTACGTTTAAGTGAAGAAGTACGACGAATGGAGCGGCATTTAGCCAGTGTCGTTGAAAGTGCCCAAGATATTGTATTATCTACGGATTTATCTGGGCGAATTCTTACCTGGAATTCAGCTGCAGAAAAGTTATCAGGATTTAAGTTCAATGAAGTCAAAGGCCATTGCTGGTCAGAATTTTGTAGCCAAGTGGCAAACATCAAGGGGTTTCTTGGGCAGATTTGTTCGGGTAGCGATGTCCACACTGCTGAATGGGAACTTATTACCAAAGAGAACCAGATGATTCCCGTATCATGGGTGGTATCACCGATGATGGATGATTATCGAAAAGTGGTTGGTTTTGTTGCAGTGGGACGGGACTTAACTGAGCAACGTAAATTAGAGTATCAATTAAGACAATCACAAAAAATTGCCGCTTTAGGTGTAATGGCTGGAGGGATTGCCCATGAAATTCGCAATCCATTAGCGATATGCTCGTCAGCTGCCCAATTTCTTCAGGAAGAGTCTCTTCCTACACCATTTGCCAGAGAGTGTGCAGATAAAATACAAGTGAGTATCGAAAAAATTTCTTCTATCATAGAAAATTTATTGCGGTTTTCTCGACCTACAACGGCATCAGAGATGGTGTCGGTTGACTTGATTAAAGTTGTTCAAGAAGCATTAACATTAATTGCCAGTCATGCGAAGGTTCAAAATATCTGTGTGAATAGCCAGTTTCCAAAACAGCGGGTGTTAGTCAATGGCGTGGCTAGCTTACTACAGCAGGTTTTTTTAAATTTATGTTTAAATGCAGTAAATGCTATGCCTAATGGGGGGGCTTTAACCGTTAGTTTTTTTCTTTATTCTGATTGTGTTGAAGTACAAGTTGAAGATACTGGCGTTGGGATAAATCCAAAGGACTTTGATAAAATATTTGATCCATTTCATACTACATCACCGATAGGAAAAGGTACTGGATTAGGACTTACCATTTGTTATTCAATTATTAAACAACACTTTGGCCACATTCTGGTGGAAAGTTATCTAAATCGAGGCAGTAAGTTTACGATTAAACTGCCTTTGCAACAAAAGGACAGTTAA
- a CDS encoding response regulator: MLKKADYLVVDDEPDICWVMKRILSSAGGSVVTLQTGGEVLSLIKSHAFGRVFMDAKLPDIEGLELARQVHKLVPSLQVVLVSGYYYKDDPTIQQALSAGLIYDFIAKPFTHNDILKML; encoded by the coding sequence TTGCTAAAAAAAGCAGATTATCTTGTCGTGGATGATGAGCCTGATATCTGTTGGGTGATGAAGCGAATTTTAAGTTCGGCAGGTGGCAGTGTAGTGACTTTACAAACAGGCGGGGAAGTATTATCTCTTATTAAAAGCCACGCTTTTGGTAGAGTCTTTATGGATGCCAAGTTGCCTGATATAGAAGGCTTGGAACTAGCTCGGCAAGTCCATAAGTTGGTACCCTCGCTGCAAGTTGTGTTGGTTTCTGGTTATTACTATAAAGATGATCCAACCATTCAGCAAGCATTGTCAGCAGGCTTAATTTATGATTTCATCGCAAAGCCTTTTACCCATAATGATATTTTAAAAATGCTTTAA
- the gvpA gene encoding gas vesicle structural protein GvpA, whose translation MATIQKSTDSSGLAEVVDRILDKGIVVDAWVKVSLVGIELLSVEARVVVSSVETYLKYAEAIGLTASAAAPA comes from the coding sequence ATGGCTACTATTCAAAAATCAACTGATTCTTCTGGGCTAGCTGAAGTAGTCGATCGTATTTTGGATAAAGGTATTGTAGTTGACGCGTGGGTTAAAGTTTCATTAGTTGGTATTGAGTTATTATCTGTTGAAGCGCGGGTTGTTGTTTCTTCAGTTGAAACTTATCTGAAATATGCCGAAGCTATTGGTTTAACTGCCAGTGCTGCTGCACCAGCTTGA
- the gvpN gene encoding gas vesicle protein GvpN, whose protein sequence is MTNNQAGVSGVAVAKLPANEDKIIPTASDKFVLTPYVEEIVQRAQGYLKAGYPVHFAGPAGTGKTTLAFHVAASLRRPVTLIHGNDEFGSSDLIGKDAGYSKKQVVDNFIHSVIKREEEMMQLWVDNRLTSACRNGDTLIYDEFNRSRPEANNVLLSVLSEGVLNLPGLRHRGEGYLDVNPDFHAIFTSNPEEYAGTHKAQDALLDRMITIRLEHPDLETEIEIVSKRSGIEWSEAQRIVRVMRTLRKVKKNQFKTTIRSGIAIGKVLAQSGGQARWDNINFRRTCYDLFNVVTTSTSPNNIKQREQLISEVIRKICTVKIIELDKK, encoded by the coding sequence ATGACCAATAATCAAGCAGGTGTTAGTGGGGTTGCAGTGGCTAAATTACCAGCTAATGAAGATAAAATTATTCCAACAGCCAGCGATAAGTTTGTTCTTACCCCTTATGTTGAAGAAATTGTTCAACGAGCACAGGGTTATTTGAAAGCGGGTTATCCAGTTCACTTTGCAGGCCCAGCCGGTACAGGAAAAACAACCTTAGCATTCCACGTGGCTGCTTCACTTAGAAGACCAGTGACACTGATACATGGTAATGATGAATTTGGCAGTTCTGATTTAATTGGTAAAGATGCTGGTTACAGTAAAAAACAAGTTGTTGACAATTTTATTCATTCAGTGATCAAACGAGAAGAAGAAATGATGCAGTTATGGGTGGATAATCGTTTGACATCTGCTTGTCGTAATGGTGATACCTTAATTTATGATGAATTTAATCGTTCTCGTCCGGAAGCAAACAATGTATTACTTAGTGTCTTGTCTGAGGGGGTATTGAATTTACCTGGGCTTCGTCATAGAGGGGAAGGCTATCTTGATGTTAACCCTGATTTTCACGCTATTTTTACTTCTAACCCAGAAGAGTATGCAGGAACCCATAAAGCACAAGATGCATTGTTGGATAGAATGATCACCATTAGACTTGAGCATCCTGACTTAGAAACAGAAATAGAAATTGTGTCGAAACGCTCAGGTATTGAATGGAGTGAAGCTCAGCGTATAGTAAGAGTCATGCGTACGTTACGAAAGGTGAAAAAAAATCAATTTAAAACCACAATTCGTTCTGGTATTGCCATTGGCAAAGTGCTAGCTCAGTCTGGTGGGCAGGCTCGGTGGGACAATATTAATTTTCGTCGTACTTGTTATGACCTTTTTAATGTTGTAACAACAAGCACATCACCTAATAATATAAAACAAAGAGAACAACTCATCAGTGAAGTAATAAGAAAGATATGCACGGTGAAAATTATTGAGCTGGATAAAAAATAG
- a CDS encoding GvpL/GvpF family gas vesicle protein, with protein sequence MKKRNLRNVKYIYALKAATDKQQLSLTGINKSTVYIVNYGKVAAVASDILSPKVRPERRNLAAHREVLKYFTELETVLPMRFGVITSSTQLIQRLLENNEELIMSALGELGGKVEMGLRVKWKVGNIYEYFVNHYPQLREARDKLLSKQQNSNTKFKNRDEKIAVGSLYEKLLNQERDAHQQIIEAMLQPCCRKIKILQPSNEFEILNFACLVDRANIDELEQHINDTATQLNNDCHIDFSGPWAPHNFVDLDLKVLAS encoded by the coding sequence ATGAAAAAGCGTAATCTGCGTAATGTTAAATACATTTACGCTTTAAAAGCAGCTACTGATAAGCAGCAATTGTCGTTAACAGGAATTAATAAATCAACTGTATATATTGTTAACTATGGTAAAGTTGCTGCAGTAGCCAGTGATATATTATCACCAAAAGTGAGACCTGAGCGGAGAAATTTAGCTGCCCACCGAGAAGTACTTAAATATTTTACTGAGCTGGAAACAGTGCTACCAATGCGCTTTGGGGTTATAACCAGCAGTACTCAGTTAATTCAGCGGTTGTTAGAGAACAATGAAGAGTTGATTATGAGCGCGCTTGGTGAGTTAGGTGGTAAAGTCGAAATGGGGCTTCGGGTAAAATGGAAAGTAGGTAATATTTATGAATATTTTGTTAATCATTATCCGCAGTTAAGGGAAGCAAGAGATAAATTATTGTCTAAACAACAAAACAGTAATACAAAGTTTAAAAATAGAGATGAAAAAATAGCGGTTGGCAGTTTGTATGAAAAACTGCTGAATCAAGAACGTGATGCTCACCAACAAATCATAGAGGCTATGCTGCAGCCATGTTGCCGTAAAATAAAAATATTGCAACCTAGTAATGAGTTTGAAATCTTGAACTTTGCCTGTTTAGTTGATCGTGCAAATATTGATGAATTGGAGCAACACATTAATGATACAGCAACACAACTGAATAATGATTGCCATATCGATTTTTCTGGGCCTTGGGCTCCACATAATTTTGTTGACCTGGACTTAAAAGTGTTGGCAAGTTAA
- a CDS encoding gas vesicle protein GvpG has translation MFLIDDLLLAPYKGVKWIFKEIYRLTQEELESESEQITQALTELYRKLESGEIAEEQFDEEEQVLLDRLDEIEALLHPDEEEDSELDDEFDRNTAITEEQTLVKDEK, from the coding sequence ATGTTTTTAATTGATGACCTTCTCTTAGCACCATATAAAGGTGTTAAATGGATTTTCAAAGAAATTTACCGGTTGACCCAAGAAGAACTAGAAAGTGAATCAGAACAAATAACTCAGGCATTAACTGAACTGTATAGAAAATTAGAATCAGGCGAAATAGCTGAAGAACAGTTTGATGAAGAAGAACAGGTGTTACTTGATCGACTGGATGAAATTGAAGCACTTCTACATCCAGATGAAGAGGAAGACAGTGAGCTTGATGATGAGTTTGATAGGAATACAGCAATAACCGAAGAACAAACTTTAGTTAAGGATGAAAAATAG
- a CDS encoding gas vesicle protein, which produces MTIDNLLEQEEGQTPLLIEDAERLTLCETLDRVLNKGAVVVGEVTLSVANIDLIHVSLQLVLSSIETAMKHQIGRGSTNE; this is translated from the coding sequence ATGACTATTGATAACTTATTAGAGCAGGAAGAAGGTCAAACACCGCTATTAATAGAAGACGCAGAGCGTCTTACTCTATGTGAGACCCTTGACCGAGTGCTTAATAAAGGCGCTGTAGTTGTTGGAGAAGTCACGCTTTCAGTTGCAAATATTGATCTTATTCATGTTAGTTTGCAATTGGTGCTTAGCTCAATTGAAACTGCAATGAAACATCAAATTGGTAGGGGTAGTACAAACGAATGA
- a CDS encoding gas vesicle protein K: MSQQTKVSSDYLVDFADIVTTDLSDQKDLLSQPQSTVTQRVNVDTDQVKNGLGQLVLTLVKLLHELLERQAIRRMDAGSLTDEEVEQLGIALMQQAAEIDRLCEAFGLVEEDLNLDLGPLGQLL, translated from the coding sequence ATGAGCCAGCAGACTAAAGTGTCGTCTGATTATTTAGTGGACTTTGCTGATATAGTGACTACCGATTTATCTGACCAAAAAGATCTGCTCAGTCAGCCTCAGTCCACAGTTACACAGCGAGTTAATGTTGATACCGATCAAGTTAAGAATGGTTTGGGGCAATTAGTATTAACCCTGGTTAAACTACTTCATGAGTTACTTGAAAGACAAGCAATTCGTCGTATGGATGCTGGTTCTTTAACTGACGAGGAAGTAGAGCAGCTAGGTATTGCTTTGATGCAGCAAGCAGCAGAAATTGACAGGTTATGTGAAGCATTCGGTTTGGTTGAAGAAGATTTAAACCTGGATTTAGGGCCGCTTGGTCAATTACTGTAA
- a CDS encoding gas vesicle protein, with product MALQNQQGLRHATETTSVADLLERILDKGIVISGDIKIKLVDIELLSLEIRLVICSVDKAVELGLDWWKGNSAYQITDNHGVAAEVTNQSLGLQQQLKQIDDRLARLENNTIGSD from the coding sequence ATGGCATTGCAAAATCAGCAAGGCCTTCGTCATGCAACTGAAACCACGTCAGTTGCCGACTTATTGGAACGAATTCTTGATAAAGGTATTGTTATTTCTGGGGATATTAAAATAAAACTGGTTGATATAGAGCTACTGAGTTTAGAAATTCGTTTAGTGATTTGTTCTGTTGATAAAGCCGTGGAGCTGGGTTTAGACTGGTGGAAAGGTAATTCAGCTTATCAAATTACGGATAATCATGGAGTGGCAGCTGAAGTCACTAATCAATCATTAGGTTTGCAACAACAATTGAAGCAGATAGATGATCGGCTTGCACGGCTTGAAAATAATACGATTGGCTCTGATTAA
- a CDS encoding glycine betaine ABC transporter substrate-binding protein, with product MWLIFISRLRLLFTVSLLLLLTACDKAPEEKPASLEPKGPISLVYVEWASEIASTHVMKALLTSVGYNVSIKPVTADEMWKNVGNGSADAMVAAWLPSTHAHYLEQNRPGINDFGPNLTGTRIGLVVPSNLPINSITELNSMVSELEGKIIGIDPGAGLMKKTRLAIKEYQLNFQLIEGSGTTMTKALTEAINNSKPVVVTGWTPHWKFAKFDLKYLADPKGIYGKQEFIHTIARKGLQTDKPLAAAILNAFEWTPADIAQVMVWINSGMTPEKSAERWLSANKEKVAKWLPKN from the coding sequence ATGTGGCTTATTTTCATTTCTCGATTACGCCTACTTTTCACTGTCAGTTTATTGTTATTGCTTACCGCATGCGATAAAGCACCTGAAGAAAAACCTGCTTCCTTAGAGCCCAAAGGTCCGATTAGTCTGGTTTATGTTGAATGGGCCAGTGAAATTGCTAGTACTCATGTAATGAAGGCTTTATTAACTTCTGTTGGTTACAACGTATCGATCAAGCCAGTCACTGCCGATGAAATGTGGAAAAATGTGGGAAACGGTTCTGCAGATGCCATGGTAGCTGCGTGGCTACCTAGCACCCATGCCCATTACCTTGAACAAAACCGGCCCGGCATTAACGACTTTGGTCCAAATCTAACCGGCACTCGAATTGGGTTAGTCGTTCCCTCCAATTTACCGATTAACTCCATAACTGAACTTAATTCGATGGTATCAGAGTTAGAAGGTAAAATTATTGGAATTGATCCAGGGGCAGGATTAATGAAAAAAACTCGTCTAGCAATAAAAGAGTACCAACTGAACTTTCAATTAATTGAAGGCAGTGGTACAACAATGACAAAAGCACTTACCGAAGCCATTAATAACAGCAAACCAGTTGTTGTCACTGGCTGGACACCACACTGGAAATTTGCCAAGTTTGACCTGAAGTACTTGGCAGACCCCAAAGGTATTTATGGCAAACAAGAGTTCATTCATACTATTGCTCGAAAAGGTCTACAAACAGATAAGCCACTAGCAGCTGCCATTTTAAATGCTTTTGAGTGGACTCCAGCTGATATTGCGCAAGTCATGGTATGGATAAATAGTGGCATGACCCCAGAAAAAAGTGCCGAGCGCTGGTTAAGTGCTAATAAAGAGAAAGTGGCTAAGTGGTTGCCCAAAAACTAA
- the betI gene encoding transcriptional regulator BetI: MPKLGMGPIRRKQLIEAVLNCIDEWGLSETTTQRISKQAQVSAGIINHYFSGKDGLLEAAMRQILKDLQLGVKARLSTIPQEDFKARVHAIIDGNFDHTQMTSAARKAWLAFWAEAMHKPELRRLQNVNAKRLVSNLTFELNKAFPRSQAQHMAEVIAAAIDGVWLREALNITPSDVITSRKKVEDVFHLFLARYEH, from the coding sequence ATGCCAAAGCTTGGAATGGGGCCGATACGGCGCAAACAATTAATTGAGGCAGTATTAAATTGCATTGATGAGTGGGGGCTTTCTGAAACCACTACCCAGCGCATCAGTAAACAGGCTCAGGTATCCGCAGGTATTATTAATCATTACTTTTCTGGTAAAGATGGCTTATTGGAAGCAGCCATGCGGCAAATTCTTAAGGATTTGCAATTGGGTGTAAAAGCTAGGCTATCAACCATTCCACAAGAAGACTTTAAGGCACGGGTTCATGCGATAATTGATGGGAATTTTGATCATACCCAAATGACATCAGCTGCTCGCAAAGCCTGGTTGGCTTTTTGGGCAGAAGCTATGCATAAGCCTGAGCTGCGCCGATTACAAAATGTAAATGCTAAACGTCTAGTCAGTAATCTAACCTTTGAACTAAATAAAGCATTTCCCCGTTCACAAGCACAACATATGGCTGAAGTTATTGCCGCGGCTATTGATGGTGTTTGGCTGCGTGAAGCATTAAATATTACGCCTTCTGACGTGATCACTTCCCGAAAAAAAGTCGAAGATGTATTTCATCTATTTCTCGCTCGATACGAGCATTAA
- a CDS encoding flagellar basal body-associated FliL family protein has translation MADNTEQGQEDEKEEAGGNKKLILFIVIAVLLIGVSIGVTLFLMMGGEEEGGTTEQPTEPVKQPAAYQSLDPPFVIDFNVSGRQRFLQVNLTVMGRDLEALEGLKKHMPLIRNNLVLLIGGFEYHSLQTEEGKEKLRESLTKSIQAVLEKEIGKPGIEQVLFTNFVMQ, from the coding sequence ATGGCTGACAATACAGAGCAAGGACAGGAAGACGAAAAAGAAGAAGCTGGTGGTAACAAAAAGTTAATACTATTTATTGTTATTGCTGTGTTGCTGATAGGGGTTTCAATAGGTGTAACTCTCTTTTTGATGATGGGGGGAGAAGAGGAAGGTGGAACAACTGAACAACCGACAGAGCCAGTTAAGCAGCCTGCGGCTTATCAGTCTTTAGATCCACCCTTTGTCATTGATTTTAATGTGTCAGGAAGACAGCGATTTTTGCAGGTGAATTTAACTGTAATGGGACGTGATTTGGAAGCCTTGGAAGGTTTGAAAAAGCATATGCCGTTAATTCGCAATAATTTAGTGCTATTAATCGGTGGTTTTGAATACCATTCTTTGCAAACAGAAGAGGGTAAAGAAAAGCTACGCGAGTCATTAACCAAGTCAATTCAAGCGGTGTTGGAAAAGGAAATTGGTAAGCCCGGGATTGAGCAAGTGTTATTTACCAATTTTGTCATGCAATAA
- the fliM gene encoding flagellar motor switch protein FliM: MQDLLSQDEIDALLGGVDDGAVETEGDESPDGVASYDLTSQDRIVRGRMPTLEMINERFARYTRISMFNMLRRTADVAVGGVQVMKFGEYVHTLYVPTSLNLVKIKPLRGTALFILDAKLVYKLVDNFFGGEGLHAKIEGREFTPTENRVVQMVLNQVFVDLKEAWNPVMKVLFEYINSEVNPALANIVSPSEVVVVSTFHIELEGGGGDMHITIPYSMIEPIREVLDAGVQSDVDDRDERWVRSLRREVLDINVEMSATIMKQELNLRDILNLEEGDVIPAEMPPYIVLTANQIPIFKTRLGIFKENLAFQIISSISRPK; the protein is encoded by the coding sequence ATGCAAGACTTACTGTCACAAGACGAGATTGATGCCCTCTTAGGTGGTGTTGATGACGGCGCTGTTGAAACTGAGGGTGATGAGAGTCCGGATGGGGTGGCATCCTATGACCTGACCAGTCAGGATAGGATTGTCCGTGGCAGAATGCCCACTCTGGAAATGATTAATGAACGGTTTGCCCGTTATACCCGTATTAGCATGTTTAATATGCTAAGGCGTACGGCAGATGTTGCTGTTGGTGGTGTGCAAGTCATGAAGTTTGGCGAATACGTTCATACCCTGTATGTGCCTACCAGCTTAAATTTGGTCAAAATAAAACCTTTGCGTGGCACGGCATTGTTTATTCTCGATGCCAAGCTGGTTTATAAGTTGGTGGATAACTTTTTTGGTGGTGAGGGATTGCATGCCAAAATTGAGGGCCGTGAATTTACACCAACTGAAAACCGAGTAGTTCAGATGGTGCTTAACCAGGTTTTTGTGGATTTAAAAGAAGCCTGGAACCCGGTTATGAAGGTGCTATTTGAATATATCAACTCAGAGGTTAACCCTGCTTTAGCCAATATTGTCAGCCCCAGTGAGGTGGTGGTGGTTAGTACCTTCCATATCGAGCTGGAAGGCGGCGGGGGAGATATGCATATCACTATCCCTTATTCGATGATTGAGCCTATTCGAGAAGTGCTTGATGCCGGCGTGCAAAGTGATGTGGATGATCGGGATGAACGTTGGGTTCGCTCACTTAGGCGGGAAGTGCTGGATATTAATGTGGAGATGAGTGCCACCATCATGAAGCAAGAACTCAATTTGAGAGACATTTTAAATTTAGAAGAAGGGGATGTAATTCCGGCTGAAATGCCTCCTTATATTGTGCTAACAGCGAATCAAATCCCTATTTTTAAAACACGCTTAGGGATATTCAAAGAAAATCTAGCCTTTCAGATTATTTCATCAATTTCCAGACCTAAATAA
- the fliN gene encoding flagellar motor switch protein FliN, which yields MADSEEPNETTNGDASPEDLADELSTNQDDAELAAEWAAALEESDDGDQGDIDELMSQADGGDDSQPMVMDEFAGVESFGEGDEGPSLDVILDIPVVITMEVGGTEITIRNLLQLNQGSVIELDRLAGEPLDVKVNGTLIAHGEVVVVNEKFGIRLTDVISPTERIKKLR from the coding sequence ATGGCAGATTCCGAAGAGCCGAATGAAACCACTAATGGTGACGCTAGTCCTGAGGACTTGGCTGATGAGCTGAGCACTAATCAGGATGATGCAGAACTGGCCGCAGAGTGGGCTGCAGCCCTGGAAGAGTCTGACGATGGTGATCAGGGCGATATTGATGAGTTAATGAGCCAGGCTGATGGTGGTGATGATTCTCAGCCAATGGTGATGGATGAGTTTGCTGGGGTTGAAAGTTTTGGGGAAGGTGACGAAGGACCCAGTTTAGATGTTATCTTAGATATTCCGGTTGTGATCACAATGGAAGTGGGCGGCACAGAAATTACTATACGTAATCTGTTGCAGTTAAACCAGGGGTCTGTAATTGAATTGGATCGCCTAGCGGGGGAGCCGTTAGATGTCAAAGTGAATGGCACCTTGATTGCGCATGGCGAAGTGGTTGTGGTCAATGAAAAATTTGGTATTCGGTTAACTGATGTTATTAGTCCAACAGAACGTATTAAAAAGCTTCGGTAA
- the fliO gene encoding flagellar biosynthetic protein FliO, with the protein MLLVQQNVLKSFGKFAVISLGSFFCQWGWAAEKTKPDDGLGISALAQVALSLLLVIAAIAGLAWLVKKMQHFQPMSQSSMQVVASLALGPRDRVLLVQVGEQQVLLGASPGRINMLHVFSEPVIDANSTPAAGTDFSNTLAKLLKQKSS; encoded by the coding sequence ATGTTATTAGTCCAACAGAACGTATTAAAAAGCTTCGGTAAATTTGCAGTTATTTCTTTAGGTAGTTTTTTTTGCCAATGGGGATGGGCCGCAGAAAAAACTAAACCAGATGATGGTTTGGGTATTTCAGCACTTGCTCAAGTAGCATTATCGTTACTGTTGGTGATTGCGGCTATTGCCGGCTTAGCTTGGTTAGTGAAAAAAATGCAGCATTTTCAGCCTATGTCCCAGTCATCAATGCAAGTGGTGGCAAGCTTGGCATTAGGGCCTCGTGATCGGGTGTTGTTGGTTCAGGTGGGTGAGCAGCAAGTATTACTCGGTGCTTCACCAGGTCGAATTAATATGCTGCATGTGTTTTCTGAGCCCGTTATTGATGCTAATTCAACTCCGGCAGCAGGAACGGATTTTTCCAATACACTAGCAAAACTATTAAAGCAAAAATCATCATGA